Proteins encoded within one genomic window of Sulfurovum sp. XGS-02:
- the murJ gene encoding murein biosynthesis integral membrane protein MurJ: MQLKSIFTNSFGILVSRVTGLGRDVLMASALGASMWSDMFFVAFKLPNLFRRIFAEGAFTQAFMPSFVASRHKGVFATAIFLRFLLFLMAFSLLITLFPEPITKLLALGWGSELIAKTAPLTAINFWYLDLIFIVTFLATLLQYKNHFATTAMSTALLNISMIAALYIYMKEEPKTVAYALSFAVLIGGGLQILAHLVTLNKLSLHKILIGGWKYRNSKDVDEEKKHFQSLFLPGILGNSTPQISAFIDTLLATFLVTGSVSYLFYANRVFQLPLAIFAIATATVLFPAVSKALKNNNETDAYKNLNQAFWLLAFLLGGAMVGGILLAEPIIWLLFERGKFTVVQTVETVQVLQMYMVGLLPFGLAKLFSLFLYASHRHLKAAKIAVYSLVTSVTASLILMHPLGASGLALAGSIGGWVLFILTVKEVGTDKFMEIIRSKRSLYWIISVLFFSILLYGVNDYLLEYIR; this comes from the coding sequence ATGCAATTAAAATCTATCTTCACAAACAGTTTTGGCATCCTGGTTTCACGTGTTACCGGTCTGGGTCGTGATGTCCTTATGGCTTCGGCCTTAGGGGCATCCATGTGGAGCGATATGTTCTTTGTCGCCTTCAAGCTCCCCAATCTTTTTCGCCGTATCTTTGCAGAAGGTGCATTCACGCAGGCATTTATGCCTTCGTTTGTAGCGAGCAGACATAAAGGTGTCTTTGCCACAGCGATCTTTTTACGCTTTCTGCTCTTTTTAATGGCATTCTCCCTGCTCATTACTCTCTTTCCTGAACCTATCACTAAACTTTTGGCATTGGGATGGGGGAGTGAACTGATAGCAAAAACTGCACCTTTGACTGCCATCAATTTTTGGTATTTGGACCTGATCTTCATCGTGACATTTTTGGCCACCCTCTTACAATACAAAAACCATTTTGCCACCACAGCCATGTCAACAGCCCTGCTCAATATCTCTATGATCGCAGCACTCTACATCTATATGAAGGAAGAGCCGAAAACAGTGGCCTATGCACTCAGTTTTGCCGTACTCATCGGCGGAGGGTTACAGATACTGGCGCACCTTGTCACTCTCAATAAACTGAGTCTGCATAAGATCCTTATAGGCGGGTGGAAATACAGGAACAGCAAAGATGTCGATGAAGAGAAAAAGCATTTCCAGTCTCTCTTTTTACCCGGTATACTAGGAAACTCCACACCCCAGATCTCTGCGTTCATCGACACGCTTTTGGCAACATTCCTTGTGACAGGTTCCGTCTCCTACCTCTTTTATGCCAATCGTGTCTTCCAGCTTCCGCTTGCCATCTTTGCCATCGCCACTGCCACGGTACTTTTTCCTGCTGTTTCCAAAGCGCTGAAAAACAACAATGAAACAGACGCATATAAAAATCTCAACCAGGCCTTTTGGTTACTTGCATTTTTGTTAGGCGGGGCTATGGTTGGTGGTATCTTGCTGGCTGAACCTATCATCTGGCTTCTCTTTGAAAGAGGAAAGTTCACAGTAGTTCAGACAGTTGAAACAGTTCAAGTACTTCAAATGTATATGGTAGGTCTGCTTCCTTTTGGACTGGCAAAACTTTTTTCTCTTTTTCTTTATGCTTCACACAGGCATCTCAAAGCAGCCAAGATCGCTGTCTATTCTCTTGTCACTTCAGTAACAGCATCACTGATACTCATGCACCCTCTTGGTGCATCCGGACTAGCTTTGGCCGGAAGTATCGGAGGATGGGTACTTTTTATACTGACGGTAAAAGAGGTGGGTACAGATAAGTTTATGGAGATCATTCGATCAAAAAGATCACTTTATTGGATCATAAGTGTGTTGTTTTTTTCTATCTTGCTGTATGGAGTTAATGACTATCTTCTGGAGTATATTCGCTAA
- a CDS encoding L,D-transpeptidase family protein encodes MKKIMMLIFSGVSAIVLSGCGVETPDAEGWRPAQKEEFLEILETDKYASICNQQALYEKVKESENSKLMSKLLVSYAKNLANGCIDLESFNASQEKRVEQKVATYYETYLQEVKASDIMRQLKAGQSIEAILKPYVPEYAQFFDLQKRYRLLGGDKNTSKKTLRKIRLNLERLKLMKPGLGDNYALVNIPEYTVRVIDANGTAMAMAVVVGQRKMQTPVFSADLSYVTLNPQWGVPDSIARNEVIPKLLEDPNYLVSHNMVIRKSYDLNTPEVSQDSVDWEAYLLEEKDKEEMTYKFIEVPSKKNGLGRVKFIFPNKHSVYMHDTQSKHLFKRKVRTYSHGCVRLEKPMAMLEHISKNYTEKTSEEVKEWYDSLETHHMGLVKKLPVHTAYLTTYVDECGKLLVFNDIYGFDKSQKLNF; translated from the coding sequence ATGAAAAAAATTATGATGTTGATATTTTCGGGAGTATCAGCGATTGTATTGAGTGGATGTGGTGTGGAGACACCGGATGCAGAGGGTTGGAGACCAGCTCAAAAAGAGGAGTTCTTAGAGATACTGGAAACAGACAAATATGCTTCCATCTGTAATCAGCAGGCACTTTATGAAAAGGTCAAAGAGAGTGAAAACTCCAAACTGATGTCCAAGTTACTTGTGTCGTATGCCAAGAACCTTGCCAATGGGTGTATAGATCTGGAAAGTTTCAATGCATCTCAAGAGAAAAGAGTAGAGCAGAAGGTCGCGACCTACTATGAAACCTATTTGCAAGAAGTGAAAGCATCGGACATCATGAGGCAACTCAAAGCAGGACAGAGTATAGAAGCCATATTAAAACCTTATGTACCTGAGTATGCGCAATTTTTTGATCTTCAAAAAAGATATAGACTTTTAGGAGGTGACAAAAACACTTCCAAAAAGACACTGCGTAAAATTCGACTTAACCTAGAAAGATTGAAACTGATGAAGCCGGGTCTCGGAGACAATTATGCTCTCGTCAATATACCTGAGTATACGGTTCGTGTGATCGATGCTAACGGTACAGCAATGGCAATGGCGGTTGTAGTGGGTCAGAGAAAAATGCAAACACCTGTCTTTTCTGCAGATCTCTCTTATGTAACACTGAATCCTCAATGGGGTGTCCCTGACAGTATCGCTAGAAACGAAGTGATTCCCAAACTCTTAGAAGATCCAAACTATTTGGTAAGCCACAATATGGTTATACGTAAATCCTATGATTTGAATACGCCGGAAGTAAGTCAGGATTCTGTAGATTGGGAAGCCTATCTGTTAGAGGAAAAGGACAAAGAAGAGATGACCTATAAGTTTATAGAAGTACCTTCAAAGAAGAACGGTTTGGGTCGTGTCAAGTTCATCTTCCCGAACAAACACTCTGTTTATATGCATGATACACAGTCAAAACATCTCTTTAAGCGTAAAGTACGTACCTACAGTCATGGATGTGTAAGACTCGAGAAACCGATGGCAATGTTAGAACATATTTCAAAGAACTATACTGAGAAAACTTCGGAGGAGGTCAAAGAGTGGTATGACTCTTTGGAAACGCACCATATGGGTCTGGTCAAGAAGTTGCCTGTACATACGGCATACTTGACAACGTATGTGGATGAGTGCGGGAAGCTGTTGGTATTTAACGATATTTATGGCTTTGACAAGTCACAAAAACTTAACTTCTAA
- the ruvA gene encoding Holliday junction branch migration protein RuvA, giving the protein MIVGIEGTVERKEPTFVHLNVNGLIYEVMVSLHTSNAITETRVKLFVTQVIREDANLLFGFMERNEQKMFDTVLKINGVGPKVGLAICSTFTPTTFAKVVASKDVSMLKRVPGIGPKAAGRILVDLADFIVDGHEESENSGAFNEATMALESLGFKKDAIQKALHGCSGDTSTLVKEGLKKLQRL; this is encoded by the coding sequence ATGATAGTAGGCATAGAAGGTACAGTTGAAAGAAAAGAACCCACTTTTGTTCATTTGAATGTGAATGGACTAATCTATGAAGTGATGGTATCGCTTCATACATCAAATGCTATAACAGAGACAAGAGTCAAACTTTTTGTGACACAGGTCATACGCGAAGATGCGAATCTTCTTTTCGGGTTTATGGAAAGGAATGAACAAAAGATGTTTGATACGGTTTTGAAGATAAACGGCGTAGGACCAAAAGTGGGCTTGGCTATCTGTTCTACCTTCACACCCACTACTTTTGCAAAAGTGGTTGCATCTAAAGATGTCAGTATGCTCAAACGTGTACCAGGCATAGGACCTAAGGCAGCAGGGCGTATCTTGGTTGATCTGGCTGACTTTATTGTAGACGGTCATGAGGAGAGTGAGAACAGTGGTGCTTTCAATGAAGCAACAATGGCCCTTGAAAGTTTAGGATTTAAAAAAGATGCCATTCAAAAGGCACTGCACGGATGTAGCGGAGATACAAGTACCCTTGTAAAAGAGGGGTTGAAAAAGTTACAGAGATTGTAA
- a CDS encoding META domain-containing protein, whose amino-acid sequence MLYRKTLITTLWVSLCTSYLTAQTKTLDLDDLNGNWHLRTMDGKEVRKARAILDFDAKHMKLSGFDGCNPISGELKKSADTRIFSKLSTTPSECRQSIHRYVRKRLHKTVKEGFTVTKAKQNGVEGILIKSASHELFLKWMSS is encoded by the coding sequence ATGCTTTATAGAAAAACACTTATTACTACACTATGGGTATCATTATGTACCAGTTATCTCACAGCCCAAACAAAGACGCTTGATCTCGATGACCTTAACGGGAACTGGCACCTACGTACCATGGATGGGAAAGAGGTACGTAAAGCAAGAGCCATTTTAGATTTTGATGCAAAGCATATGAAATTAAGCGGTTTTGATGGATGTAATCCTATCTCAGGTGAGCTGAAAAAAAGCGCCGATACACGTATCTTTTCAAAACTTTCTACAACACCCAGTGAATGCAGACAATCCATACACCGCTATGTACGCAAACGATTACATAAAACCGTAAAAGAAGGTTTTACTGTCACCAAAGCAAAGCAAAACGGTGTCGAAGGCATCCTTATAAAGAGTGCAAGCCATGAGCTCTTTTTAAAATGGATGAGCTCCTAA
- a CDS encoding alpha/beta fold hydrolase: MASKEIRYKEQTFKLAYELVNPAQDKVLLVLHGWGSNKEIMRQAFATTLPDYKHIYLDMPGFGKSTNEMILTTADYAKIVKLFLDVLGVRATIAMGHSFGGKVATLLNTPCLVLLSSAGIVTVKPWSVKVKIATFKLLKPLGMKKIRELFVSPDAQGMSHEMYETFKNVVDEDFEEEFAKSQSKALCFWGKEDTATPLYTGEKIAGLIENSVFYPLDGDHYFFLTHKDFIAKSITEHCKESTK; encoded by the coding sequence ATGGCATCTAAAGAGATACGCTACAAGGAACAGACTTTTAAACTCGCTTATGAATTAGTGAACCCTGCACAAGATAAGGTACTGCTTGTACTTCACGGATGGGGAAGCAATAAAGAGATCATGAGACAGGCCTTTGCTACTACGTTACCCGACTACAAACATATCTATCTGGATATGCCGGGCTTTGGGAAAAGTACCAATGAAATGATATTGACTACTGCTGACTATGCAAAGATCGTAAAACTTTTTTTAGATGTATTAGGTGTCAGGGCAACCATAGCCATGGGACACTCTTTTGGTGGAAAAGTTGCTACACTCTTGAATACGCCCTGTTTGGTCCTTCTCTCTTCAGCAGGTATTGTGACAGTGAAGCCTTGGTCTGTCAAAGTGAAGATCGCTACCTTTAAGCTTCTCAAGCCTTTGGGTATGAAGAAGATACGTGAACTTTTTGTCTCCCCTGATGCACAGGGTATGAGCCATGAGATGTATGAAACATTTAAAAATGTCGTGGATGAGGATTTTGAAGAAGAGTTTGCAAAAAGTCAAAGCAAAGCGCTCTGTTTTTGGGGGAAAGAAGATACGGCAACACCGCTCTATACAGGAGAGAAGATAGCAGGACTCATAGAGAACAGTGTGTTTTATCCGCTGGATGGAGACCATTATTTTTTCTTGACACACAAAGATTTTATTGCTAAATCAATCACAGAACACTGTAAGGAGAGCACAAAATGA
- a CDS encoding PA2779 family protein, translating to MRISKLFLSVILSILLLTQTSWAQMASTEALFEHPVTLSSKEKVIQFTEREDVAKILKQMDVDSQMIEARVASMTDEEASQIVHKIDTMPAGSSAVGSLIGAVVFVFVLLVITDILGFTKVFDFTRSVR from the coding sequence ATGCGTATTTCAAAACTTTTTTTATCTGTCATATTAAGTATCTTATTGCTGACGCAGACTTCATGGGCACAGATGGCTTCTACTGAAGCACTTTTTGAACATCCGGTAACACTGTCTTCAAAAGAGAAGGTCATACAATTTACTGAACGTGAAGATGTAGCCAAAATATTGAAACAGATGGATGTTGATTCGCAAATGATCGAAGCTAGAGTTGCATCGATGACGGATGAGGAAGCATCACAGATCGTTCATAAGATCGACACAATGCCAGCTGGAAGCAGTGCAGTGGGTTCATTGATCGGTGCAGTGGTTTTTGTTTTTGTGCTTCTTGTAATCACTGATATTCTAGGGTTTACAAAAGTGTTTGACTTTACTCGTTCTGTCCGTTAA
- a CDS encoding aminoacetone oxidase family FAD-binding enzyme — MDHHIIIIGGGASALMLASLLPKNTATIIESNPKPGAKILVSGGGKCNITNSRMGTEYFLGDTHFVQEPLKKFNEKALLRWLERQNLHPVLRKETQYFCKDSAKELLDIFLKECKKQTFYTSERVLEVTKRDDIFYVKTNKKTHTAKAVVVASGGLSFPRIGASSIGYEIAESFGHSIVRTAPALVGFTVQKEQFFFKELSGVSTDVKIHVGDHVCEGSMLFAHKGLSGPAVLDASLYWEKGKIEIDFLPYFSWKSIQGSKKQISSLLPMPKRVTKAFLLQFRVEDKPFHQLTKQELEILQTLSHYSFAPAGTFGYAKAEVTKGGVETSEVDSSTMMSKKEEGLYFIGEVLDVTGRLGGYNFQWAFSSAYSCAKHLSRTLS; from the coding sequence ATGGATCATCATATCATCATTATAGGGGGAGGGGCAAGTGCACTGATGCTTGCATCTTTGCTCCCTAAAAATACGGCTACCATCATAGAGTCCAACCCCAAGCCGGGAGCGAAGATACTTGTCTCTGGCGGAGGTAAATGCAACATTACTAATAGCCGTATGGGAACAGAGTATTTCCTAGGTGATACTCACTTTGTACAGGAACCCTTAAAAAAATTCAATGAAAAAGCACTTTTAAGATGGCTGGAGAGACAAAATCTTCATCCTGTACTGAGGAAAGAGACACAGTATTTTTGTAAAGACTCAGCAAAAGAGTTATTGGATATTTTTTTAAAAGAGTGCAAGAAACAGACATTCTACACGTCCGAGAGAGTTCTGGAAGTCACAAAGCGAGATGATATCTTCTATGTCAAGACGAACAAAAAAACACATACCGCTAAAGCAGTGGTAGTCGCTTCGGGTGGATTGAGTTTTCCTAGGATCGGTGCAAGCAGTATAGGGTACGAGATAGCAGAATCATTTGGACACAGCATCGTGAGGACGGCACCTGCCCTGGTAGGATTTACTGTGCAAAAAGAGCAATTTTTTTTTAAAGAACTTTCCGGGGTTTCGACCGATGTGAAAATACATGTAGGAGATCATGTGTGTGAAGGCAGTATGCTTTTTGCTCACAAGGGATTGAGCGGCCCTGCGGTACTGGATGCTTCACTTTACTGGGAGAAGGGAAAGATCGAGATTGATTTTTTACCGTATTTTTCTTGGAAGAGCATACAGGGAAGCAAAAAACAGATCTCTTCACTTTTGCCTATGCCAAAGCGTGTTACCAAAGCATTTTTGCTACAATTCCGGGTAGAAGATAAACCTTTCCATCAACTTACAAAACAAGAACTGGAAATACTTCAAACGTTAAGTCATTACAGTTTTGCTCCTGCAGGAACCTTTGGTTATGCCAAGGCGGAGGTAACCAAGGGCGGTGTGGAGACATCTGAAGTGGACAGCAGTACCATGATGAGTAAGAAAGAGGAGGGGCTTTACTTCATAGGTGAAGTCTTGGATGTAACAGGGAGACTTGGAGGTTACAATTTTCAGTGGGCATTTTCAAGTGCTTATAGTTGTGCCAAACATTTATCAAGAACATTATCGTAA
- a CDS encoding UDP-N-acetylmuramoyl-tripeptide--D-alanyl-D-alanine ligase — MTLLNSIFYAFFIVAIGYYFITNLQWYSYKLNRVLFHHTKTWWHFVYFLVPFALYAFVDGMGEYGFVVVITYLALLFQWYRGLDKPLVFTGRVKRFYTALVLFALFIAVVFKHFAVVLPLFLAYFVSMFIEKMLFNGFKVKAQKKIEAMEDLIVVGITASYGKTSIKNYIEHLLKAKYKTYATPRSVNTLGGVMKDVNDDLPADTEVYVVEMGARGEGDIGEISTFVNPHYVVVGKIGPAHIEYFKTMENIRNTKMEILKTERLKEAWVHESARVKPESNVHTFGTKENLDIRTIEAAPEYVIENIQATLESTSFTLDGVKYSASILGAFNAMNLAAAVLVAKELGLSDDQIQEGLSTLKAVDHRLQRIDSGGKVILDDSFNGNIDGMMASFDLATTYEGRKVVITPGLVEVDDDLNVQVAQRANEVFDVVVVTGDLNYAIFKEYVDPDKLVKLASKSEMEAMLVEQTRPGDLILFANDAPSFV; from the coding sequence ATGACACTACTGAACTCTATTTTCTACGCATTTTTCATTGTAGCGATAGGCTATTATTTTATTACCAACCTGCAGTGGTACAGCTATAAGCTCAACCGTGTGCTGTTCCATCATACGAAAACATGGTGGCACTTTGTCTATTTTCTGGTACCGTTCGCACTGTATGCTTTTGTGGATGGTATGGGTGAGTACGGTTTTGTTGTGGTCATTACGTATCTGGCACTCCTCTTCCAGTGGTATAGAGGACTTGATAAACCTTTGGTATTCACAGGTAGAGTGAAACGTTTCTATACGGCACTTGTGCTCTTTGCACTTTTCATTGCTGTAGTATTTAAGCACTTTGCTGTAGTCTTACCGCTCTTTTTAGCCTATTTTGTTTCCATGTTCATCGAAAAGATGCTTTTCAACGGCTTTAAAGTGAAAGCACAAAAGAAGATAGAAGCGATGGAAGATCTTATCGTAGTGGGTATCACAGCGAGTTACGGAAAGACGAGTATTAAAAACTATATAGAGCATTTACTCAAAGCCAAATATAAAACCTACGCTACGCCGCGTTCTGTCAACACACTTGGTGGAGTGATGAAAGATGTCAATGATGATCTGCCTGCTGATACTGAAGTTTATGTAGTTGAGATGGGTGCAAGGGGTGAGGGTGACATCGGTGAGATCAGTACCTTTGTAAACCCTCATTATGTGGTAGTGGGTAAGATAGGACCTGCGCATATAGAGTACTTTAAAACGATGGAGAACATCCGTAACACAAAGATGGAAATACTCAAAACAGAAAGGCTCAAAGAGGCGTGGGTACACGAAAGTGCCAGAGTCAAACCAGAGTCGAACGTACATACTTTCGGTACGAAAGAGAATTTGGACATACGTACCATCGAAGCTGCACCTGAGTATGTCATAGAAAATATCCAGGCAACACTGGAGAGTACAAGCTTTACACTCGATGGGGTAAAGTACTCGGCAAGTATCCTGGGGGCATTTAACGCGATGAATTTAGCAGCGGCAGTCCTAGTGGCCAAAGAACTGGGCCTCAGTGATGATCAGATACAAGAAGGCCTTTCTACACTCAAAGCAGTGGATCATAGACTACAGCGTATCGATTCCGGCGGAAAAGTGATCCTTGATGACAGTTTCAACGGGAATATCGATGGTATGATGGCCTCTTTTGATTTGGCCACTACCTACGAAGGACGTAAAGTGGTGATCACTCCAGGCCTTGTTGAAGTAGATGATGATCTGAACGTGCAAGTGGCACAAAGAGCCAATGAAGTGTTTGATGTCGTTGTGGTGACAGGAGATTTGAACTATGCGATATTTAAAGAGTATGTAGACCCTGACAAGTTAGTGAAACTCGCCAGCAAAAGCGAGATGGAAGCGATGCTTGTAGAACAAACACGCCCGGGAGACTTGATACTCTTTGCAAATGATGCTCCGAGTTTCGTCTAA
- a CDS encoding PA2778 family cysteine peptidase, whose amino-acid sequence MRSKKTLFLLFVCTAWILLSGCTPKEPSPLDTYTYYPSSTIKVPFVPPRSDLCGSTSIEMVSSYWQTRTSFVPRLSRKELDQRTFIPAKGGTLQIELISTARANGLLVYPLEPTFDALLTELEAQHPVIVLVNRGYSWYPLWHYAPVTGYDKENRTVLMHFSDRPNEAMSITTFMALWKRSGNWGVVLLPPAKLPASASPKAFLRAAYDLEKTGMREDAIIAYRSALLRWPKDTDTYFALANAYYHANQFTKAEQSYHKLLSLEPTHTMALNNLADLLCRMGRPKEAFRVIRKAATDDTRMQAILNSTQQEITEGCLPKN is encoded by the coding sequence GTGAGATCAAAAAAAACTCTCTTTTTACTTTTTGTATGTACCGCTTGGATACTACTGAGCGGTTGTACACCCAAAGAGCCTTCTCCTCTGGATACTTATACTTACTATCCATCTTCAACTATAAAAGTCCCTTTTGTACCTCCGCGTTCTGATCTTTGCGGTTCAACATCGATTGAAATGGTCTCCTCATATTGGCAGACAAGAACATCTTTTGTCCCCCGTTTATCACGAAAAGAACTGGATCAGCGGACATTCATCCCTGCAAAAGGTGGTACGCTTCAGATAGAGCTTATCTCTACTGCACGGGCTAATGGTCTGCTCGTCTACCCTTTGGAACCGACCTTTGATGCACTTCTTACAGAATTGGAGGCACAACATCCTGTGATCGTACTGGTGAACCGCGGTTACTCATGGTATCCGCTCTGGCATTATGCCCCTGTGACAGGGTATGATAAAGAGAATCGAACTGTTTTGATGCATTTTTCAGATCGGCCAAATGAAGCAATGTCCATTACTACCTTTATGGCACTCTGGAAACGGAGCGGTAACTGGGGAGTGGTTCTTCTTCCGCCTGCTAAATTGCCGGCATCCGCTTCACCGAAAGCGTTTTTACGTGCTGCCTATGATCTTGAAAAAACAGGCATGAGGGAAGATGCCATTATCGCTTACAGATCCGCGCTGCTGCGTTGGCCGAAAGATACCGATACCTATTTTGCATTAGCCAATGCCTATTATCATGCGAATCAGTTCACTAAAGCGGAACAAAGCTATCATAAGCTTTTGTCTCTGGAACCGACACATACCATGGCGTTGAACAATTTGGCTGATCTTTTATGTCGGATGGGCAGACCCAAAGAGGCTTTCAGAGTGATCCGAAAGGCTGCGACAGATGATACCCGGATGCAAGCCATTCTAAACTCTACACAACAAGAGATCACTGAGGGGTGTCTTCCGAAAAATTAA